Within Triticum aestivum cultivar Chinese Spring unplaced genomic scaffold, IWGSC CS RefSeq v2.1 scaffold251162, whole genome shotgun sequence, the genomic segment AGcctggccgcgcccgtgtgtacgcgtgcgagggaggggaggcgtcggcgccgccccgtgaagcgccgcccgtgagtgaaggaatcaatggcaaggctgaccggcggcagccttgccattgattccccgcggaaaccgaggccgttggggggagacgaggcgccgagtcgctgacgcggctggcccgcggcttcTTCGCGCCAAAAcaactcgccccggcgcccccgggcgccccccagcgcgccgggttcgggctgggtccgccggcgctgttttcggcccaagccggcgattttcggcgtcctgggggagcgactgggccgttttttcggcgccggcgcgaaaagatcgcctggggaggccttcttgggggcgcggctggagatgccctaatgtaGCAAGATGCTTTTGGATACTCTAGTATTATTTCAAGTTGGATTTCAGCGTCCTTTGGCTTATGCACGTGTTTGTGCTTGGCAGCTCTTGTCTATAACCATGACAGCTTCAGCCGAAACTTGTGTGTTTGAGTGTGCTTCTTGGTTGTAGCTTAGAAAGCGTGCGAGCGCCGTCGATCACGATCCACCTGTGCGCCCTCCCTTTTTTTTCTCATTTGCATTGAGATTAATAGCAGGAAATTAATGGGAGAAGTGCAGCGCTGATGGAAATAACTGTTGCACTGAAAGAGACCAGACTAGGGAGAGAAAAACGTTATTTggcctaaggctggttgtaatggggagtatcatatactagtatcatacatatgacactagtgtatgatactacctccataatgcatagtatcatatattagcatcatgtagtactttatttattgtcatgtatgacacatagtagcatagcatttattataaTACAGTAtgatgatatgatactcaaccatcTCTTTGTTGATTTAAttttatgacacctcatcaaaattgcctagttggcatgcatgatactaactaTGATACTATCATTACGACCCGCCACTGTATTACAGCAAGTTGCTCGAGATTTTCTTTTAATAAAAGCAACAAATGCTGGACTGGCAAATTTTTGCACAGAGAGAAAGTTGAGTCGTTGTTTGGATGGAAGAGAAGTGTGATGGCAAATGAACCCTTGAAGCACAGTTTTGCTTTTGGCGTTTACGATTGATATTATTGGTGTAGAAATTTGGATACGAGTGAGGCAGAGGGCTCGTCAGTCTCGCACCACCAGTTTTGTGCTGAAGAAACAGGACCAGCGGGCTTGCACGCCGGTGTTACTAGTTAGTCCGGTTAGGATTAGTAGTACGTACGTGTTCATGTTGAGTCCGGCTCCAGCTAGGAGTTTGCTTGCCTGTATCCGTGTAGGTTTAGAGGATTTGTGTTAGATCCGTCAGGTCGGCTGTTATATACTACTATATGTGTAAAGTTTGTATCGTGAGGACAAGGAGAACAGCTTGCACTGAGACGTATCTTTCAATGAGCCACCTCCAACGCGGCGAGGGTGGCGCCGGCCGCCGCTGCACAGCGCGCCTCCGTTACCAGATCCATGCGAGCGACGAGGGATCCGGACCGGCTCGCTCACGCACCACGCGCCTCCATCCCCAAATCAAACACGACGAGGATGGCGCCGGAGTGGCCTGCAACCGCCGCAGCCGTAAGCGCCACCATCGGCGCGGTAAGCGCCTCCGCGCCCGGACCCACGCTAGCGAGGAGGGCGACGGCACCTCGCGGGAGACACCTGCCTCCCTGCCGGACAGCGAAGATATGCTCCGGGAGATCCTCCTCCGGCTCCCCCTGGACCTATACTCTCTCCCCCGCGCCTCCGCCGTGTGCAAGCAGTGGCGAGGCATCCTCGCCGACCCCAAGTTCCTCCGCCGGTTCTACGCGCACCACCGCAAGCCGCCCCTCCTTGGCTTCTTCCATTACGGCAGCACACAGATTGCGTTCATGCCCGTCCTGGCCCCTGCTCCCGACCGCATCACCCCTGGGCGCTTCTCCCTTGGACACTATAGCAAATGCATCCTGCTTGATTCTCGCCACGGCCGCGCCCTCGTCTTAGACTTGCAGCATGAAGAGGTCGTCGTTTGTGACCCTATCACCAACAAACATCACCGCGTGCCCATTCCGCCTGAGTTCACCGAATGCTTCTTTAACGCGGCAGTGCTTTGTGCTGCTAGCTACCAGGGCCATGTGCACGGCGGCTGCCACTTATGCCCCTTCAAGGTGGTCTTGGTGTCCTATAGAGACAATACGCACCCCTATGCAAGCGTTTACTCCTCGGAGACTACCACATGGGGCAATGTCATCTCAACTGAGGCTTCAGATGATACTGTATTTGGTGCTTGTCGTAGCACCCTTGTAGATAATGTCCTTTACTGGCCAGCTAAGGAAAAGGGAGACGACATAGTTGAGTTTGATTTGGGCACGCAGAACCTTAGCGTTATCAAGGGTCCTCAAGGTATGAATATGAATGATTTCGACAACTTTCATATCATTGACGCAGAGGATGGCGTTGTTGGTCTTGTCGCCTTGTCTCGCCTTGACCTTCAAATGTGGCGGAGGAAGGTCAATTGTCGGGGTGTTGCCATATGGTTGCTGTGGAAGACTGTTTCATTGCGTGAACTTCTTAAGATCCCTCCTTGGACTATGAGAAGGATTGAACCGCTCAAAATGGTGGGTTATGATGAGGATACCGATGTAATCTTTTTAGAGAGGCACGATAGTGTGTATATGGTTCAGCCAAAGTCAATGCAAGCCAGGAAACTTAATGGCATCAGCTCTACATATTACTGCTATACTTTAGCGAGTATCTGTCCACTAGGTGATTGATCATCCTTGGTCTTTATATatagagaaaagtatacttttcgtccctcaactcttggtgaagtctagatttggtccctcaatTCCGAAACCAGACAACTTGCACCCCCAACTAACGAAACCGGACAAGGTTTGTCCCTGGTCTCGATTTTGACCGGTTTTGGTGCCGACTGACCCCGGTTTTGACCGGTGCTGACTAAAGTAATTTTTTCATATACATACTCTTTTCAAATCCACATAGTTTTTTCAAGGTCGTGCAACTTTTTCAAAAATAAACATACCTTTTTCAACCCGTGAACTATTTTGAAATTTgtgtacttttttcaaatccatgatttttttaatgTGTGTATTTTTCTCAAATCAGTGTATTTTTTTCAAGTTCGTGTAATTTTATCGAATCCAAGTATTTTGTTTCAAATCCATGAAATGTTTTTGAAGTTCACATACTTGTTTCAAGTCTGCATACTTTTTAAAGTTCGTGTGTTTTTTTCAAATCCGTGTTCCTTTTCCAATCCATGAACTTTGTTTGAAATTCACATACTTGTTTCAAGTTGACATAATTTTTCAAATCCCACACATTTGTTTTCTAATTCGTGTAAAAGATATTCAAATCCGCGTACATTAAGGATGGATCTAGTTGAGAAAATGTTGCACATTGCACATGACGACTCTCTGATTTGAGTGCTAATGCGTTGAAGCAGTTCAACAGGTAAAAAGAACTTTTGCATATAGTTTCTGGGAtttgaactatttgattttctcTTTAGAAAATATTTTGTGACCAATGTGGGTAGCATGCGCTCTCAAACTACTATTCAGCCACTATTAGGGATGCACACATGCTAATGACACGGACAAACACTTAGAATTGTGGCAATGCTAAGTAAAAATATAACTCCTGTTGAATTAAATGAATGATCCACATGTTTTATGCATAGAGTTTCCAATTGGTTTGGTTGTTTCACATTCAATAAGCTGAAAGCAATGTATTAGTAGCTCAATTTATTATAACAAACGCCGGCCACATCATTCAATTCCCCAACTGAATTAGT encodes:
- the LOC123176266 gene encoding uncharacterized protein (The sequence of the model RefSeq protein was modified relative to this genomic sequence to represent the inferred CDS: added 76 bases not found in genome assembly); the encoded protein is MSHLQRGEGGAGRRCTARLRYQIHASDEGSGPARSRTTRLHPQIKHDEDGAGVACNRRSRKRHHRRGKRLRARTHASEEGDGTSRETPASLPDSEDMLREILLRLPLDLYSLPRASAVCKQWRGILADPKFLRRFYAHHRKPPLLGFFHYGSTQIAFMPVLAPAPDRITPGRFSLGHYSKCILLDSRHGRALVLDLQHEEVVVCDPITNKHHRVPIPPEFTECFFNAAVLCAASYQGHVHGGCHLCPFKVVLVSYRDNTHPYASVYSSETTTWGNVISTVASDDTIFGPCCSTLVDNVLYWPAK